The Couchioplanes caeruleus nucleotide sequence GTCGACGAGGCGCCGGCGGCGTTCCGTGGCCAGGACGTGGTCCGCGGGGTCGGCGGCGGTGGGTGCGGGGTCCTCCTTCGCGGCGGCGCGCAGCACCAGCCCGTCCCGGCGCTTGCGGGAGCGGTGCAGGTTGCGGGCCTCGTTGGCGACGATCGAGAAGAGCCAGGGCCGGAACCCCGAATCGCCCCGGTAGCGCGCGAGCTGCCGGTACGCCTTCACGAACGCCTCCTGCACCACGTCGTCGGCCTCCGCGCCGGCGCCGAGCAGCACGGCGAACCGGTGTGCGGGCGCGGTCCAGCGGGCGACCAGGACGTCGTATGCGTCCAGGTCACCGCCGCGCGCCCGCTCCACGGCGGCCGCGTCGTCGACTTCGCCTGCCTCGTCCAGCCCCGACACCTCCACAGCGCCGACACCGCCCGGGCCTCGAAGGTTCCCGGAACCTTTCCGCCGGCCGCGGTGTCGGCCGGATATGACCACGCGGCGTGACTTGCTCATTCTCGCCGGTGCTGTCGCGGGCCTGACCGCCTGCGAGCCGCCCCGGCACACCCCGGTGACCACCGTCCCGGACCGGCTGATCGCCCTGACCACCGGCGGACCGGTGATCGTCGACGGCTCGACGACGCACCGGTGGGGCGTACGGTCCGCGGTGAGCCCGGACGGCTCGTACGTCTACGCCATGGAGGACGAGACCCTCACCGGACCGGCGGCGAACGCGCAACTGGAAGCCGGCTGGGTGCCCGAGGTGGTGTCGGCCGACGGCACGGCGTGCGTCCTGCGCCGGCCGGGCTCGCTGCTGGTGACCCACGGGGAGAACCAGAAGCGGCTCCCGGCGGCCGGCAACATCCAGGCGGACGCGTTCACCGCGGACACCCTCGGGCTGTTCGTGCTCGAATGGCTGCCCGCAGAGGCGCCGGACCACTACCGCGTACGCCTGATGGACCTCGCGACCGGCGCCCTGAGTCCGCTGCTGACCCGCGACAAGCAACCGCTCCCGCCCGGCGCCGAGGAGGAGATGCGGGGCGAGGGGCGGCACGCGGTGCTCTCGCCCGACCGCACGGTGCTCTACACGCTCTACACGCACCAGCCCGGCCACCGGCACACCCGCGACCTGCTCGCCGGGCGCCGCGGCAACGTCCACGCCTTCGTCCACGTGCTGCATCTGGAACAGCGCTGGGCGTACTGCCTCGATCTGCCGTACCCGTTCGGCGAGGGGCCGGCGGAGTCGCACGCCATCGCCGTCGACCCGGCCGGGAGGCGCCTCGCCGTCGCCGACCTGGCCTCCGGCTCCCTCGCGTACGCCGACACGCACCGCCTCGCCGTCACCTCGGTGATCTCCGTTCCTCAGGGTGCCGGAACGGCCGCCGTGGCCTTGGACGCCAGCCGGACGTTCCTCGGCGCCGGCCCGGCCGTGACGCTTCTCGAAGGCGGCACCACCAGCCGCTGGACGCTTCCTTCCCCCCTGCGTGGCCTGCAGCTCAACCCCGGCGGCGACCTGCTCTACGCCGGCGGCACCGACGAGGTCGTCTGGCTCGGCGCCACCTCCGGCACGCTGCGCGGCCGGGTGGGGGTTCCCGGCCTGACGAACCTGCGCCACGTTCTCGCGTCTCAGGGGCGAGTCGGGGGGTTCACCTGATCCGCGGACGTGACAGGTCTCCCTAGGCTGACCCCGTGAGCCTCATCGTTACCCAAGGGTTGACCAAGACGTACGGCGGGCGGGTGACCGCCCTGCACGACCTGACCGTCTCCGTCGAGCCCGGGATCATCGGACTGGTCGGCGCCAACGGCGCCGGCAAGTCGACCTTCATCAAGATCCTCCTGGGCCTGATCCCGCCGTCGGGCGGCAGCGTCAGGGTCTTCGACGTCGACCCCACGGTCGACCCGGACCGGGTACGCGCGAAGGTCGGCTACATGCCCGAGCACGACGCGCTGCCGCCGGACGTGTCCGCGGCCGAGTTCGTGACGCACCTCGGGCGGATCAGCGGCCTGCCGCGTACGGCCGCACGGGAGCGCGCCTCCGAGGCGCTGCGCCACGTCGGCCTGTACGAGGAGCGCTACCGGCAGATCGGCGGCTACTCGACGGGCATGAAGCAGCGGGTGAAGCTGGCGCAGGCGCTGGTGCACGACCCCGACCTGCTGCTGCTGGACGAGCCGACGAACGGGCTGGACCCGGCCGGCCGCGATGCGATGCTGGCGCTGATCCACCGCATCGGCACCGAGTTCGGCATCTCCGTCGTGGTCTGCTCGCACCTGCTCGGCGAGGTCGAGCGGATCTGCGACTCGCTGGTCGCGATCGAGGGCGGCCGGCTGCTGCGGGCGGACCGGATCTCGGCGATGACCGAGGCCAGCGACGTGCTCGCGGTCGAGGTCTCGGAGGGCATGGAGGAGCTGGCCGAGGCGCTGACCCGGCTGGGCCTGCCCGCGCAGTCGGACGGGCGGCTGCTGCTCGTACCGCTGGACCGCGAGGACACGTACGACCGGATCCTGCGGGCCGTGGCCGACCTCGACCTCCCGCTGCACCGCCTCGACCAGCGCCGCCACCGGGTGGCCGAACTCTTCGCACCGAGGGAGACCGCCGATGTCTGAGGCGAGCGTCATCCATGACATCGGTTATCAGCGCTACACCGGGCCCCGGCTGGGCCGCGGCGCCGTGTTCGGCGCGATCTACGTGCACGGGCTGCGGGCCGCGTTCGGCCTCGGCCGCTCCGCGAAGGCGAAGATCTTCCCCTGGCTGGTCGTCGGGATCGTCACGCTGGTCGCGGTGATCCTCGCGGCGGTACGGTCGCAGACGGGCATCGTGCCGCTCACCTACATCGGGTTCGCCGACACGATGAGCTGGCTGATCATCTTCTTCGCCGCCATCGTGGCGCCGGAGCTGGTCTCCCGCGACATGCGTGCCGGTGTGCTGCCGCTGTATTTCAGCCGCCCGTTGCGCGCGGCGGACTACGTGGGCGCCAAGGTGGCGGCCATGGTGACCGCGATCTGGGCGCTGCTGGCCGTACCGCAGTTCATCATGTTCCTGGGCGCCGCCCTCACCACCAAGAAGGGCATGTCCGACGTCTGGAACGAGCTGGGCGACCTGCTGCCCGGGTGGGGTTACAGCCTGCTGTGGGCGCTGCTGTTCACCGGCATCGGCCTGCTCATCGCCTCGCTGACCGGCAAGCGGGCGTTCGCCGCCGGCGGCATCGTCGCGGTGTTCCTGATGACCACGCCGGTGGTGGGCGTGCTGTCGATCCTGCCGTCCTCGGACGCCCAGCAGCTGGCCGGGCTCGCCAGCCCGATGACGTTGCTCAGCGGGATCGGTCAGTGGCTGGTCCCGACGGCGAACACCGGCATGAACGTGGGCAACTTCGGCCCCGTGTACGCGATCGAGGCGGTCACGCTGATCGCGGCGTGCCTGCTGCTCCTACTCGCCCGCTACCGGAGGGTGGCCGCGCTGTGACCACAGTGGACCTACAGAACGTGTCGCGCTGGTACGGCAACGTGGTGGCCGTCAACGACATCAGCATGAGCCTGGCCCCGGGCGTGACGGGCCTGCTCGGCCCCAACGGCGCGGGCAAGACGACGGTGCTGCACATGATGGCGGGCTTCCTGGCGCCGTCGCGGGGCGAGGTCACCATCGACGGCACCCCGACGTGGCGCAACCCGGCCGTCTACCGCCGGCTCGGCCTGGTCGCCGAGCGCGAGGCCGTACACGGCTTCCTGACCGCCCGCGAGTTCGTCATGGCCTCGGCCAAGATGCAGAAGCTGCCGGACCCGAAGGCGGCCACCGACTGGGCGCTGGAGATGGTCGAGATGGCCCCGGCCGCCGACCGCCGCATCGAGACGTACTCCAAGGGCATGCGGCAGCGCACCCGGGTCGCGGCGGCCCTGGTGCACAACCCGCAGGTGCTGCTGCTGGACGAGCCGTTCAACGGCATGGACCCGCGTCAGCGCATGCACATGATGGCGCTGCTGCACGACCTGGGCGACCGCGGCCACACGATCCTGTTCAGCTCGCACATCCTCGAGGAGGTCGAGCAGGTCTCCGGCACGGTCCAGGTGATCGTGGCGGGCCGCCTGGCCGCGTCCGGCGACTACCGCCGGATCCGCCGGCTGATGACCAACCGCCCGCACGTCTTCGCCGTGCAGTCGTCCGACGACCGCCGGCTGGCGGTGGCGCTGATCGCGGAGAAGTCGGTGAGCGGCGTGGAGATCGACGGCAGCGGCATGACGGTACGGGCGTCCGACTACGGCAGCTTCACCCGCGCCCTGCCCCGGATCGCCCTGGACTCGGGCATCCGCCTGCGCAAGCTGATCCCGTCCGACGAATCCCTGGAGAGCGTCTTCTCCTACCTGCTGGAGGCCTGACATGTCGACAGTCGCCTGGATCACGGCGCGTGGCCTGTTCGGCCGCCGGCGGGCCCTGCTCCTGCTGCCCCTGCCGCTCCTGCTCGTCGGGCTGGCCGCACTCTGCCGCGCGTACGACCTCCGCCCGTCGGACTGGGGCAGCCCGGTGATCGTCGGCCTCGGCCTGGCCGTGGTGCTGCCGGTGGTGTCGCTGATCGTCGGCACGGGCGTGCTCGGCTCGGAGATCGACGACGGCACGATCGTGCACATCCTGACCAAGCCGCTCCCCCGCCGCGACATCATCCTGGCGAAGCTGGGCGTGGCGGTCGTGGTCAGCGCCCTCACCTCGGCGGTGCCGCTGTTCGTCGCCGGCCTGCTCGCGGACTCCGCCCGCCTGGGCGCGGCCCTCGCGGTGGCGGCGGCGGTGGGCGCGCTCGCCTACTCGGCGCTGTTCGTGCTGCTCAGCCTGCTGACCCGGCGGCCGGTGCTGCTGGGCCTGGTCTACATCCTGGTCTGGGAGGGGCTGCTCGGCCAGTTCGTCAGCGGCACCCGGGTGCTCTCCATCCAGCAGTACGTGATCACGGTCGCGGACAAGATCTCCCCGACCGGGCTGCTGGAGTCGAAGGTCTCGCTGCCGGTCTCGGTGGTGATGGCGACGATCTTCGTGCTCGGTTCCGCGCTGGCGGCGGTGGACCGGCTGCGGTCGTTCTCCATGGCCGGCGAGACGAGCTGAGCTGATGAGGTTGAGCGCCCGATCCGTGGCCGGATCGGGCGCTTATCGCGTCCAGGGCTGGACCCGGCGGGGTGCTTTGCGGAGTATGGGGGGAGCCGTCCGCGGACGTCGACCGGGAAATGGAGGCGAGGACTGATAGGCGTGGATGGTGCCGACGGCGTAGTCTGCTGCGCCGCCCAACCACCCATGCCGGAGGATCCGTGACTCAGTCTGCCGAAAAAGCATATTCCGCGTACGGCGAGGCGAATGTGCAAGACGTTGCCAATGCCGACTGTGACTGGGACAGTTTCGACTCCGTCTCCTACTTCGAGCACAACTACTCGAAGGCCCGCCAGGCGGACGTCACGATTGCGCGTATCATCGCTAACCACTTCAGCGGCTGCTTCTTTCCGCGGCACAGCCGAGCCATCGACGTCGGCGCCGGCGCCAATCTCTACCCGGCGCTCGCCATGCTCCCTTTCGCCGATGAAGTGCACTTGAGTGAGCGCGCCGAGAGCAACCGCTCGTGGCTCCGAACGCAGATCGAGAAGCCGGCTGCGTCGTGGACGGAGTTCTGGCACGTGCTCAGCAACGGCCACGGGCGCTATGAGCCCGTCGCCGACTTCCGGCAGGCGCTCCGGCGGCGGGCCCGCGTCGAGGCGGGCAACGTATTCCAGTTGCCGACCGGCGTCTACAACCTCGGCACGATGTTCTTCGTCGCCGAGTCGATCACCACGATGAACAAGGAATTCCGCCGAGCGGTCAACTCTTTCGTGGGCTCCCTGAAAGTGGGAGGGCCGTTCGCCGCCGCGTTCATGAAGGACTCGTCGGGCTACCGGGTGGGCATACGCGATTATCCGGCGTGCCCGGTCGATGAGTCGGATGTCAGACGGAGTTTCGCCGAGATCGCCCACGATGTGAAGCTGGACACCATCGAGGACACTGAGGTGCGCTCCGGTTACGCGGGGATGATTGTCGTCACCGGGCGGGCCGGAAAGAAGAAGTAGCCTTCGCGACAGACGGGTGACGGCATACCCATGCAGCTTCAACCGCGTCAACAGTTGCTGGAGATCTGGCGGGCCACAGCACGCTCCTCTTACACCGAACCGGACTGGCGCTGGGGCGGGCGCAGCGAGGCGAATTCGATCAGCGACGCAGAGCAGCTGCTCTGCCTGCTCGGTCCGACCACCGAGGTGCCGGTCCTCCGACTGGACCGTCCCGACGGGACGGCCGACGACGTCATCGCGGCGCTGCAGCGTCTGGGCGACAGCGTCGAGATCCCCAAGCTTCTCGTCCGGGTGCTCACCGACTACTTGCGCAACTACTCCGCCCCTGACGGCACCCCGGTTTTCCACGGCCGGTCGTACTTCACCGCACCGGAGGACCTGGCCCTCGACGACGACCACCTCGAGCTCGACGTGGTCGACTCGTTCGCCGTCTCGGTCACGCTCACCGTCGCGGTCATCGGCTTCGTCCGGGTCTTCCGCACCGTGCTGACCCGGGAGCGACTGCGCGCCGAGGCAGACGAGCTGGAGCGGCTGGCCAGCCGCAGGCTCACCGCCGCGATGGTGGGACTGCTGCGCAGCTTCGCCGTCGACGTCTTCAGCGCCGATTCCGACCGCGGCGTCGAGCTGTGCCGCCTGGTCAACCAGGAGGATCTGCCCACTCGGCAGATCGTGGAAGAGCTGTACGAGACGTTGCGTGAGATCAACGCCCGGCTCCGTGACGACGTCCTGATCGGGTCGGGTGCCCAAGGGTCCGAACTGGACAACCCCAACCGGCTCTTCGAGTGCGGCTGGTCCTGGGGCATCGTCAAGAACGCGCCGGTGATCGACCTCGCCGAGGGCGTCGACGTGGGCGTCCAGCACGAGGGGGTGGCGCAGGCCGCCCCGTACATGTATTTCACCGTCGTCGCCGTGGACGCTATTCAGACGCTGTTCTCCGAGCGGACCCGGCTCCTCGGTCTGCTCGACGAGACGCAGCTCAGGCTCGCCCAGTCGCTTCAGCTGCGCTGGGAGCTCACCCTGTCGTACTGGTCGACGATCGCCACGTTCGGCAGCGGGCGCTGGCCGCTGGAGGACCTTCCGTGGCGGACGACCGACGGCGTCGACTCCGACTACCTGTCCCTGCTCGTCAGCGGCATGGTGATCCAGGACCTGGTGACCAAGCGGGCGTCGGACGCGGAGCTCAGCAGGGTCGGCGCGGTGCTCGAGGACCTGGCCGGCCGGGCCCGGATCACCCGGCGGCCGTTCGTCGGCGACCCGGCCCTCGAGCTGCACCATCCGGGCTTCCGGATCGGCCTGGAGCTGCAGGACCAGCCCGGCAAGGGATACCTGGGCTGGACCGCCGCCGACTTCTCCCCCCAGCTGCTGCGGCGGTCGCTCAACCTCGCGCGGCTCATCGCGGACAACGCCGGACGCAGCCGGCTGCTGGATCTCTCCGACGAGATCTGGGCGCACCTGTTCTCCCGGCGCATCCCGGAGGGTGAGGCGCGAGGGCTGTGGGACCGGCCGTCGCTGGCGTACCCGCAGCTGGACGACGATCCCGATCCGGCACCGTCGTGGTACTTCACCAAGCGGGTCGTGGACTGCCTGGTGGCCGCCGCCCGTCTCATCGACAGCCCGCCGCAGCGCAGCGACCAGCTGACCCGGCTCGCCGCCGACCTCATCGTCGAGGCCGACCACCTCTTCGACCAGGAGATGCTGAACGGCTCGTCGGACAGCGGGCGGCCGCTGCAGGCCGAGCGGGAGCAGATCCAGGTGCTACTGCAGCGGGCGCGGAGCGTACGACGGACGCAGCCCGGTACGGCCGTCTCGATCGCCCAGGCGGTGCTGCGCCGGCTGGACAAGCTCTCCGCCGCCCGCCGGCCCGCCAAGGGGATCAACTGACATGCTCGTCTTCGCCACCTCCGACAAGGGCGGTACGGGCCGGTCGGTCACCAGCAGCAACGTGCTGTACCGGTTCGCCCTGCAGGGGCAGGACGCCTGCTACCTGGACTTCGACTTCGGCTCCCCCACCTCCGGCGCGATCTTCGACCTGCCCGGGGCGCTGGCCGGGGTGCCGGGCGGCGGGCTGCACTCGTACCTGCGCGGATCGTCGCCGCACGCGCTGGCGCTGGACGTGTGGACGGAGTCCGAGCGGGGCTCGCTGCGCGGCCGGCCGGCGGGTGCGGGCCGGCTCGTGCTGTACCCGGGTGACGTCGGCGGCGGGGAGTTCCCGTCCGGCCCGGAGATCGTCGAGCGCTGCACCACGCTGTTCCAGCGGCTGGACGAGGAGTTCGACCTCTGCGTCGTCGACCTGAGCGCCGGCCGGTCGTACGCGACGGAGATCGTGCTCGCGGCGACGGCCTCGCCGCGGCTGGCCCACGTCGCCCGGCGCTGGCTGGTCTTCCACCGCTGGACCCGGCAGCACATCATCGCGGCGAGCGGGCTGGTCCACGGCGACCGCGGCATCCTGGCGGCGGGTGAGTCGCACGGCCACGACCCGCGGGAGCTGCGCGACTCCATCCGCTTCGTCCGCACCGCCGTGCTGGACCTCAGGTCGTCCGAGATGGAGGGTCTGCGGCCGGAGCAGGCGACCTGGCTGGAGCTCTGCGACCGGCGGCTGCAAGAGCTGGCCGGCCGGCACCAAGTCGGCCGGACGTCGATGCTGGGCCAGATCCCGCTGGACCCGGTGCTGCAGTGGCAGGAGCAGCTGCTGTCCAACAACGACGTCTGGCTGCACCGTACGGCCAACGAGGCCACCGTGACGGCGTTCGAGACCCTCGCCAAGCAGATCATGAACGACGCGGCGTGGGAGGGCCTGTGACATCGGTGGAGGGCGTGTTCACCGAGGCGACCGCCGTCCCGAAGGTGCGCTCGGTCAAGCTGTCGCACCTGTCGATCGAGCTCGGCCACCTCTACATGGACGACTTCAAGGCCGGCCGGGAGCGGCTGCTGGACAACTTCCGCAGCGTGCGGCCCTGGGCGTCGACCGCCACGGAGGCGTGCAGCACCTCGGTGCGCGGCCGCCCCCGGATCAGCACCTGCTTCCTCATCGACGACTACTTCACCCGGTTCAGTTCGCCCGCGGAGGTCATCCCGGCCCTGCTGAGCGCCGCCGAGGAGACCGGCCTGCAGATCGACTACATCGCTCGCGAGTCCGCCTGCGCCCAGGCCGACGGCGTCGACCTGGCGACGCTGGTGCAGCAGCGGCTGGTCGAGGAGCCGCCGGTGGGCAGCAACGGCAGCCGGCCGCCGAGCGAGGTGAGCGGGTGGCTGTGCAACGGGGAGCGCTCGCCGTCGGACCGGCCCGCCGAGGCGATGGCCGCGCCGGCGCAGTGGCGGCCGCCGCGGCAGAGCGCGTTCCGCAACCACTCGATCTTCATCGACGTGGAGCTGTGGCGCGACGAGGGCGGCCGGCGGCTGTGGTCGTGCCCCTTCCTCGCGGCCGTCTGGCAGCTGCAGCGGCTGGGGTTGCTGCGCCACCACGGGGAGCCGGTGGGCGAGCCGCGCCCGATCACGGTCGCGGAGCTGCCGGCGGAGTGGGACGCGCTGCCCCCGGTGGTGCAGCTCAATCCCGGCGCGGCGGCGTTCCACGCGTACCGCACGTTCTCCGCGCTGGGGTCGCGGTTCCTCGGCATCGAGGTGGCCGTCCGGACCATCCTCAGTCAGGTGTCGGTCGACTCCGCGGTGGCCGCGCAGGTCGCCAGCCGCGCCGCCGGGGAGGGTTTCCCGCTTCCCGACGAGGTGGTCGAGCGGATCGGCTACGCCTTCCTCTGAGCCGGTGCGACGGCCGCGCCGGGCTCGTGGGCGGCGTCCCACAGAGCCTCGAAGACGCGTACGCGGTCACGGACGCGGTGTTCGCGGAGCACGAGCTGGGTCTCGGCGACGGCGGGCCGGTCGGTGTCGGTGACCGCGGCGGCCGGCGTGGTCTCGTAGCTGACCACCTCGTCGAAGATGATGAAGTCGAGCACCTGCACCTTCAGGGCCGCGGGGATGCGGCTGCGCTCGAGCACGCGCACGTGGATGCCGACCTTGCGCTGCTCGGCGCAGGCCCATTCGATGTCCGCGTCGTCGTCCGGCTCGAGGATGAAGATGCGGCGGACCGCGACCCGGCGCTCCACCGCCTGGCGCTGCGCCTCCATGTACCGCTGCCCGATCTCGCTGTACCAGAGCCCGCGGTCGACGCTCGCCAGGCTGATCGCGTCGATCGACGTGGTCGCGTACGTCGTCAGCCCCAGCAGCCAGTCCCGGTCCTCGCCGTAGTACGTGACCGTGCCACCCTCGGCGAGCTGCTTGAGGCACTCGGACATGTCCTGCAGCTCGGCCTGCACGAACTGGTAGACGATCGACGGCGAGTGCGGCGTGATCTTCGACGAGTGCCGGACCAGCCCCTCCACCAAACCGGGCGGCAGCTTCGAGGCCTCGATGAGCCGGAACAGCTCGGTGGCGTCGTCGATCTTCGCGAACGCCTCGCCGACCAGGAGTTCCATCCGCTTCTGCCCGGCCCGCGAGAGCGCCTCCACCACGGCGAGCCGGCGCTCGAAGTCGACCAGGAAGCGGACCATCAGCGCGATCCCGCCGATGAGGATGGACAGGGTGACGCTGGTGGCCACGGGCTGTTCCAGCGCGTTGCTGATGAGGAACGTCAGCACCCCGGACGCGGCTATGTAGAAGATCTTCCGGGAGACGGTGGACGGCGCGACCAAGACCTCGCCCGTGGGCTTGCCGTCCGTCATCGCGCGTCCGCCTGCTGCGCGGCGAGGTCGGTCACAGCGCCGACCGAGAGGTGGCCGGGAGGGTGCCACCCGAAGGGATGCGCTTGCGGTGCTGGTTCACGATGAACTCCTAGTCGCCTGACTAGCCGTGGACAGCGTACCTAGGACGACTCTTCGGCGGCTTTCCACAGCTTCTCGAAGAGCTGGGCCCGTTTGTGAACCTGGTGTTCCCGCAGCACGATCTGAGTCTCCAGGACGACGGGCCGGTCGGTTTCCTTGGTCGCCGCGGCGGGCGTGAGCTGGTAGCTGATCACACCGTCGAAGACGATGAAGCCGGCCATGTCGGCCTGCAGCTGCGGTGGGACGCTCTTGAGAACGCGGACGTCGATACCCGCGCTCCGCTGTTCCGCACAGGCCGATTCGATGTCGCCGGCGCCGGGGTCCTCGGGGTTCGCCTCGTGGACGAAGATGCGGCGAATCGATACGTTGCGCACCACCGCCCCCTGCTGCGCCTCCATGTACCGCTGCCCCATCTCGCTGCTCCAGAGCCCCCGGTCGACGACGGCCAGGCTTACCGCGTCGATGGAGGTGATCGCGGACGCGGTGAGACCGAGCAACCAGTCTCGGTCCTCGCCGCTGTATGAGATGGATCCACGCTCGACGAGCTGCTGCACGTTGTCTGCCATCTCGCGCAGCTCGCCCTGCACGAAGTTGTAGACGATCGGCGGCGACTGCGGAATCTTCGCTGACTGCCGGATCAGCCTCTCCACCAGGCCCGGCGGCAGCTTCGAGGCCTCGATGAGCGCGAACATCTCGGTGGCGTCGTCAATCTTGGAGAACGCCTCGGCCACGAGCCGCTGCATCTGTTCCTGCCCGGTGTACGCGACAGCCTCCACCCTGGCCAGCCGCCGCTCGAAGTCGGCAAGGAAGCGCACGATCAGCGCGATACCACCGATGAGGATGGACAAGGTGACGCTGGTGAGTATGGGCTGCTTCAGTGCGTTGGTGACGAGGAACGTCAGCACCCCTGAAGCAGCGGTGTAGAGAACCTTCCGGGAGACGGTCGACGACGCCACCACCGCGCCGCCCGTCGCCTGGCCATCCGTCATCGGACGCCCGCGTTCTGTGCGGTCAGGGCCATGACGGAATCGACCGAAAGTTGGTCACGGATGCGATGAACCAGGATCTCCCACTGACGACTGAAGCTGAACCGGATCTCCAGGGCCTGCCAGACGCTCAGCGCCTCACCGGTGAGCCGGGCGGCCGGCATCCACAGGTGCAGGAGGTGATCTATCGCCGGCACCAACCTTCGGACGGCGGTCCGGCGATCGATGACGCCGAGAGCGCTCTTGCGAACCTGGTCGGTGAGGACAGTGAGCAGCCAGTCGTGTACGGCGATGTCGGCGCACATTGCGGCCAGGTCGGCGGCAGGAAGGCGCACCGCACGGAGAAGAACGGTACGCAAGCCTCCCTGTTCGACTCGGAACTCCACCCGGGCGGGGTCGGACGCTTGCCCCAGCGTCGCTGCCCAGCGCAGCCGTGTCCGGACCGCCTTGAGCGACGAGCCGCGTAGGAGCGAATCCGACTGGTGGAGGCGGTCGACGATCCGCGCGGCGATCGCGCCGAGATCGAGAGTGCCCCTGTCGCCTCCGTCGAGGAACGCCGTGACGGTTTCCGGGCCAGGCGTACGCCCGACAGCATCCAGCCTGCCCGGCCGGGCCAGATAATGTGACCACGGCAGCCGATGCGTGCGCTCCGTCGCGACGACCTCCGCGTGCACCGATCCCTGCACCACGTGGCCCCCGGTGAGGGTGGCCAGACCCGTCACGGCACCGATGACGCGGGCTGGACGCCCAGAGGTGGCCGGCAGGTCGCAGTCCACACCGGTCAGCACCGGTGGCGACTGCACGAACGGCATCGGGCGCTCGAAGACCGCCGCGGGGTGGCCTGGCAGGAGTCCGAGCAAGCGGGCGGCTTGGTGGGTCTCAAGAGCGCTATGGCTCTGCAGCAGTCCGGTGTGCACCTCGCCCAGGATCACCATCGCGCTCCCCACCCCGTGGATTGCCTCATTCCAGCGCATGAGGACCAGATCCGCAACGGTACGTGTCGGCCGAGTGAACCATGCGTCACCTGGGCCCGGGCCGACCTCTATCGTGCAGGGCATGGCGAGAGTCCGGCCCGACGCACTGATCATCGGCGCCGGCGTCTCCGGGCTGACGACGGCCGTCCGCCTCGCCGAGCGCGGACTGACCGTCCGGATCGTCGCGAAGGAGCCGCCTTCCCGCACGACGTCCGCCAGTGGAGGCGCGATCTGGGACCCGATCTACGCGACGCACGAGGACGTGCCGCGATGGAGCGCGGAGACGTACGAGGAGCTCTCCGCGCTGGCCGGGGTGCCGGGGACGGGCGTACGGATGGTCAGCGGCGTCGAGGCCTCCCGCGAGGTGATCCCCGCGCCGGCCTGGGCGCGTCAGCTCCCCGGGTTCCGCGAGTGCCGGCCGGACGAGCTGCGCGAGCCGTTCCGGAGCGGGTGGCGCTACACGGCTCCGATCGTGGACATGCCGGTCTACCTCGGCCATCTGCTCCGCCGCCTGACCTCGATGGGCGTCACGTCGGCCGAGGGCGCGGTGTCGACCCTCGACGAGGTCGCCGGCCGGGCGGACGTGATCGTCAACTGCACCGGCATCGGCGCCCGGGACCTCGTCGGCGACCGGGCGCTGACCCCCGTGAAGGGCCAGCTGGTGGCGATGACCAATCCTGGGATCACGGAGTTCTTCGCCGAGCACACGGCCGAGCTCACCGAGGAGCCGGACATCACGTACATCCTGCCGCAGGGCCCGGACGTCGTGCTGCTCGGCGGCAGCGCCCAGGACGGCGTCGACTCGCTCGCCCTGGACGACAAGGTCGCGGACGGCATCGTCGAGCGCTGCGTGGCGGTGGAGCCGGCGCTGGCCGGCGCGGAGGTGCTGGGGCACCGGATCGGTCTGCGGCCCAACCGCGTACCCGTCCGGGTCGAGCTGGAGCACCGCGCCGGCACCACCGTGGTCCACAACTACGGCCACGGCGGCGCCGGCGTCAGCCTGTCCTGGGGTTGCGCGAGCGACGTCGCGAGGCTCGTCGCCGGGCGGTGAGGCCGCGCTAC carries:
- a CDS encoding SCO2524 family protein, whose translation is MQLQPRQQLLEIWRATARSSYTEPDWRWGGRSEANSISDAEQLLCLLGPTTEVPVLRLDRPDGTADDVIAALQRLGDSVEIPKLLVRVLTDYLRNYSAPDGTPVFHGRSYFTAPEDLALDDDHLELDVVDSFAVSVTLTVAVIGFVRVFRTVLTRERLRAEADELERLASRRLTAAMVGLLRSFAVDVFSADSDRGVELCRLVNQEDLPTRQIVEELYETLREINARLRDDVLIGSGAQGSELDNPNRLFECGWSWGIVKNAPVIDLAEGVDVGVQHEGVAQAAPYMYFTVVAVDAIQTLFSERTRLLGLLDETQLRLAQSLQLRWELTLSYWSTIATFGSGRWPLEDLPWRTTDGVDSDYLSLLVSGMVIQDLVTKRASDAELSRVGAVLEDLAGRARITRRPFVGDPALELHHPGFRIGLELQDQPGKGYLGWTAADFSPQLLRRSLNLARLIADNAGRSRLLDLSDEIWAHLFSRRIPEGEARGLWDRPSLAYPQLDDDPDPAPSWYFTKRVVDCLVAAARLIDSPPQRSDQLTRLAADLIVEADHLFDQEMLNGSSDSGRPLQAEREQIQVLLQRARSVRRTQPGTAVSIAQAVLRRLDKLSAARRPAKGIN
- a CDS encoding SCO2523 family variant P-loop protein, which codes for MLVFATSDKGGTGRSVTSSNVLYRFALQGQDACYLDFDFGSPTSGAIFDLPGALAGVPGGGLHSYLRGSSPHALALDVWTESERGSLRGRPAGAGRLVLYPGDVGGGEFPSGPEIVERCTTLFQRLDEEFDLCVVDLSAGRSYATEIVLAATASPRLAHVARRWLVFHRWTRQHIIAASGLVHGDRGILAAGESHGHDPRELRDSIRFVRTAVLDLRSSEMEGLRPEQATWLELCDRRLQELAGRHQVGRTSMLGQIPLDPVLQWQEQLLSNNDVWLHRTANEATVTAFETLAKQIMNDAAWEGL
- a CDS encoding SCO2522 family protein, which gives rise to MTSVEGVFTEATAVPKVRSVKLSHLSIELGHLYMDDFKAGRERLLDNFRSVRPWASTATEACSTSVRGRPRISTCFLIDDYFTRFSSPAEVIPALLSAAEETGLQIDYIARESACAQADGVDLATLVQQRLVEEPPVGSNGSRPPSEVSGWLCNGERSPSDRPAEAMAAPAQWRPPRQSAFRNHSIFIDVELWRDEGGRRLWSCPFLAAVWQLQRLGLLRHHGEPVGEPRPITVAELPAEWDALPPVVQLNPGAAAFHAYRTFSALGSRFLGIEVAVRTILSQVSVDSAVAAQVASRAAGEGFPLPDEVVERIGYAFL
- a CDS encoding SCO2521 family protein — translated: MVILGEVHTGLLQSHSALETHQAARLLGLLPGHPAAVFERPMPFVQSPPVLTGVDCDLPATSGRPARVIGAVTGLATLTGGHVVQGSVHAEVVATERTHRLPWSHYLARPGRLDAVGRTPGPETVTAFLDGGDRGTLDLGAIAARIVDRLHQSDSLLRGSSLKAVRTRLRWAATLGQASDPARVEFRVEQGGLRTVLLRAVRLPAADLAAMCADIAVHDWLLTVLTDQVRKSALGVIDRRTAVRRLVPAIDHLLHLWMPAARLTGEALSVWQALEIRFSFSRQWEILVHRIRDQLSVDSVMALTAQNAGVR
- a CDS encoding FAD-dependent oxidoreductase; the encoded protein is MARVRPDALIIGAGVSGLTTAVRLAERGLTVRIVAKEPPSRTTSASGGAIWDPIYATHEDVPRWSAETYEELSALAGVPGTGVRMVSGVEASREVIPAPAWARQLPGFRECRPDELREPFRSGWRYTAPIVDMPVYLGHLLRRLTSMGVTSAEGAVSTLDEVAGRADVIVNCTGIGARDLVGDRALTPVKGQLVAMTNPGITEFFAEHTAELTEEPDITYILPQGPDVVLLGGSAQDGVDSLALDDKVADGIVERCVAVEPALAGAEVLGHRIGLRPNRVPVRVELEHRAGTTVVHNYGHGGAGVSLSWGCASDVARLVAGR